The sequence below is a genomic window from Lolium perenne isolate Kyuss_39 chromosome 4, Kyuss_2.0, whole genome shotgun sequence.
GCCCTATGGTGTCGGCGAGGGAGGGGGAGGGGAGGGGGCGCTCGCAGCGCCCATTGTAGGATAAGTAAAAGGGGGTGATCCTAGGATTAATGGACCCTGGGAACCAAACATTAGTCATACTCATTGCTGAACAAATTTTGTAATCTGTTCTTGAAAAggtctttttttttgaaacggtcaatttttttttttgccttatATTGATATAGGAGAAGCAAACAAGAAGATGGCGAGCGCCATAGAAACAAAAAAGAGGTGGGGAGGAAACCCCCATCCGAAAAGGAAAAGGGAAATCAGCCTACAAGTTCCGCCAAGTTCTTAGCGCCGGCGAGGATCCAGTCCTTCTCTTCCTCCCTAATCTTATGCATGACGACCGAAGGTAAAGATAATTTGTTGTTGAAAACACGCTCATTCCTCTCCTTCCAAATCTCCCAGGTGACAAGGTCATCATCCATTGCATACATTATTTTACTCGTGGACAGTGGCGGAACATGAGAAACAACTAAGCACGGGCCGGTACTTACAATGCCAAGCAACTACTCCCTCTGTCTCGTAAAAtttgtctgagatttgtcaaaatttagatatatctaaatAGTACATAGATACATCCAATTTTTAATAAATCGTAGACTTGTATCATCAAACAGAGGAAGTACAACAAGTACAAACAAATAACAGATCTTTTAGAAATTGTGACCTTGAAATCATAGATAACAATATATTTCCTATGTCCCAAATTGATGActtaactttgtctagatacattTTAATGATTAGACATttgtatctagaaaaagttgagtTAATTAAATTGGGATAGAGCCTTTCGAAACAAAGATTATATATTATTTGTTCTCAAAATATCATGTGATGGCACGGTCATAAAATTCGTAACTGCAACATGACTTTATATTGGATTTTTATTCGGCATCCCTCGGTGACTGTGGGTCACAGCCACACATACACGTCCAAGAACGGGCAACACCCTGATCCCAAGGTTAGCAAAAGAAACATTTCTCTCCTCCATATCATCATTTCTTTTTCAGattaagttatttcactcgattttttttagacattcaaaataatgcaagaaaattattttattcaactaaaaatgttaccgattacataataattaataaaattgcataataaattttaaaaattacataataaataaaaattctactcctcttcctcttcttcctgctcctcctcctcgtcgtcatcatcttccagaccaagctctttttccaccatcttgatggccttcgcatgtttgcgcttttctgcttcgttcatgtcgttggttgatcggtctttcattttgttccattgctTGAATAGCTTAGCCTTCACTAAACCCTTCATCATGTTCCTCATCGCGAAGGATTTACTTCCTACCTCACTGCTTGATGAGGAGTCCTTCCCCTTCCTCCTACCCTTACGTGCCGCGGCCTTGGCCCTATCGCGGCCCGTTGGACGCTCCTCCTCCGTCGTTGCCTCGCTAGAGCTGTACTCACCAGAAAGTCCTAGACGGCTTCTCTTGGAAGTGGACTCGGTTCCACTACCAGGACCATGTTGTCCTTTCCACTTCGCTTCATTGCGAACAGCTTGCCACCAGTGGTGTCGTCTGAACGGCTGAGTCACTCTTTTGTCATTCGCGTACCTCTCCATTGCCGCCTTCATGACCATATCATCGTCTGCTCCACTCTGACGTAACGCTGATTCTTGGATGTGGAATGCAttgaacagggacacctccttgtTGTAGGCGTTCCAATAATCCTTTAGCTGCTTTGAGGTCTGATGACGGGCAAGATCCGAGGTAGAGTTGAAGGTTGCAGCTATCTGACCCCAAAAACTAGTGCCGGTCTTGCAATTACCGGCAACAGAGTCCTTGGAGTTAAAAAGCCAAGCATTAACCTACCCCGAAATAGATATTGTTAGTGAAAAATCCAAGCAAGAACCAACCCCGAAATAAATATGTGATGGGTAAGTAAAGTACCAGTTTTTCCTCTTCCGCAATTGTCCAGTCAAGCCTCTTTGCACGCGGTGGTACGATTGTTTCCGCGGCATTGGACTCGGAGCTTGGAGCACTGGCTTCAGGAGGTGGTGGGGGGTACAGACCATATGGCGCGTATGGATACGGAGGTGGAGCGTATGAACCGTACGAAGGTGGTGGGTAAGGAGGTCCAGTACCACTCCCGCTACCTGTAGGTGGAGCATGTGGAGGTGGTTGGGGGTATGGATACGGAGGCGGAGGGTATGAACCATATGGCGCCGGAGGTGGAGCGTATGGCCCATATGGCCCCGGAGGTGGTGTGCCGGAGGAGTATAAAACTCGGGGAAGCGGCGAAGAACCTACATTGGTGCGACGATGTGTCGGAGAGACATCATCTAGGTGTGTTGGTGACCCGTCCAACGGATCCGTGAACGTGGTCAAATCTGGTGAAGTCCAAccggacatggtggagaagatttgagagagtgaaggagatgaatgagatgaaatgggtgtggagtgagtgaaaccatatggggggtatttatagggggtggggatgaaattttagggttttttggctttttttcggattttttgaaccagcaacggctaccccaacggctagctgacgtggacgaatcagatcgcgccacgtcagctagccgttacgccctctcgcccgcctctcgcctccctctcgcccccactctcgcctccctctcgctGCCAACGCTGCCGCCCCActctcgcccgcctctcgcctccctctcgcccccaacgcaggcggtagccgggcgggagcgggcgataccgccgggcgcccgcgccgccgcctcccgctcTCGTCTCGCCCCTCTCGCCTCTCTATCGCCCCGCCTCGGGCGCTACCGCCCCTGCTCCCGCCCGCAATGGCACCAGCCTTAGAGCATCAATCTCCATGGGCCAGATATGATGGTAACAATCTTTTGCAAGTTTGAAAGACCGGGCCAGGACCCTGTATGGTCCCAAGGACGGTCCGCCAATGTCGTGGATGATTCTGAGACGTGTACAATACGTCTAATTTTCAGGTCAAGTAACTAGTTTGACAAGATCCCTCTGGCTAGAACAAGTTCGGGAAGGAATCACGGTTTCAGATTTTAACTTGTTATACCAGTAGAAATTTACACGAAGACCGAAATGCCGCCGCGATCACCCGAGCCGTGGACGGTCGGACGAGAGGAAGCTGTACACCGCGGCGTCCCTGGCGTCGACGCCGCCGGGGCCGCGGCGCACGATGTAGCTGCGCAGCACCCCTTCCCTCTGGAACCCGGCTTTCTCCAGCGCCCTCTGCGACCGCGCGTTCCCGACGTCCGTCACCGCCTCCAGCCTCTCCAGCCCCGGCAGCTCCTCGAACACCCTCCCCACCACCTGCACGCGTCGTCAAGAACGCAACTCAGTGGCGGCGAGGCCACACGCCGCCGCAGCGCTGGTGATGAACTGCTAATAGCTTACCATCttgatggtggcggtggcgatgccgCGGCCCCAGTGGTCGTGCGCCAGCGCGTAGCCGAGGTTGGCCCGGTGGCCGCCCTCGTCGGCGTAGGGCCATACGTTGACCTGCCCGACGGGCCGCCCTCCGTCGACGCAGATGGCGCGGAACCACGGGTGGCCCAGCACGGTGTCCCTGATCTGCGCCACAGCCTCCTCCCTGGTCGCGCACAGGGGACGCTTCAGGTGGCGCATCACGCGGTCGTCCGACGCCCACGCCATGAACGCGTCGACGTCCTCCAGGCCCAGCGGCCGGAGCGACACCGCGGGCGCCGGTTGGGCGCCCGAGCCCTCCACCTGCCGCCCCTGATGCCGCGCGTCGCCCTCAGGCTCCATCGCTCGCTGCCTTGCCTTGCCCGTCGGCGCAATCACTTGGCGCTAGTACTATATTTGATCGTTATTATGTGTAGCGATGCGATTACCAAT
It includes:
- the LOC127293557 gene encoding uncharacterized protein, with translation MEPEGDARHQGRQVEGSGAQPAPAVSLRPLGLEDVDAFMAWASDDRVMRHLKRPLCATREEAVAQIRDTVLGHPWFRAICVDGGRPVGQVNVWPYADEGGHRANLGYALAHDHWGRGIATATIKMVVGRVFEELPGLERLEAVTDVGNARSQRALEKAGFQREGVLRSYIVRRGPGGVDARDAAVYSFLSSDRPRLG